One genomic segment of Tursiops truncatus isolate mTurTru1 chromosome 11, mTurTru1.mat.Y, whole genome shotgun sequence includes these proteins:
- the SMUG1 gene encoding single-strand selective monofunctional uracil DNA glycosylase isoform X1 has protein sequence MNLAYILFILDFFPTRRLPQCLSCDSVMAVPQAFPPGPLREGGALVEPQPSPRSSAEGFLEEELRLNAELKQLQFSEPVGVIYNPVEYAWEPHRSYVTRYCQGPKQVLFLGMNPGPFGMAQTGVPFGEVSVVRDWLGIGGPVQTPPQEHPKRPVLGLECPQSEVSGARFWGFFRNLCGQPEVFFRHCFVHNLCPLLLLAPSGRNLTPAELPAKQREQLLGVCDAALCRQVQLLGVRLVVGVGRLAEQRARRALASLMPEVQVEGLLHPSPRNPQANKGWEVVAKERLNELGLLPLLTK, from the exons ATGAACCTGgcttacattttattcattttggacTTCTTCCCCACCAGGAGACTACCACAGTGCCTCTCAT GTGACAGTGTCATGGCTGTGCCCCAGGCTTTCCCGCCAGGGCCCCTCCGTGAGGGAGGTGCTCTGGTGgagccccagccctcccctcgAAGCTCGGCtgagggcttcttggaggaggagcTCCGGCTTAATGCTGAGCTGAAGCAGCTGCAGTTTTCTGAGCCCGTGGGCGTCATCTACAATCCTGTGGAGTATGCGTGGGAGCCGCATCGCAGCTACGTGACCCGCTACTGCCAGGGGCCCAAGCAAGTGCTCTTCTTGGGCATGAACCCAGGACCCTTTGGCATGGCCCAGACTGGG GTGCCCTTTGGGGAAGTGAGTGTAGTCCGGGACTGGTTGGGCATTGGGGGGCCTGTGCAGACCCCTCCCCAAGAGCACCCCAAGCGACCAGTGCTGGGACTGGAGTGCCCTCAGTCCGAGGTGAGTGGTGCCCGGTTCTGGGGCTTTTTCCGGAACCTCTGTGGACAGCCCGAGGTCTTCTTTCGTCACTGTTTCGTCCAcaacctgtgtcctctgctccTCCTGGCTCCCAGCGGCCGCAACCTCACCCCCGCCGAGCTGCCGGCCAAGCAGCGAGAACAGCTCCTTGGGGTCTGTGATGCGGCCCTGTGCCGGCAGGTGCAGCTGCTGGGGGTGAGGCTGGTGGTGGGCGTGGGCCGCCTGGCCGAGCAGCGGGCGCGGCGAGCTCTGGCCAGCCTGATGCCCGAGGTCCAGGTGGAGGGGCTCCTGCACCCGTCCCCTCGCAACCCGCAGGCCAACAAGGGCTGGGAGGTGGTGGCCAAGGAGAGACTGAACGAGCTGGGGCTGCTGCCGCTGTTAACGAAGTGA
- the SMUG1 gene encoding single-strand selective monofunctional uracil DNA glycosylase isoform X2, with protein MAVPQAFPPGPLREGGALVEPQPSPRSSAEGFLEEELRLNAELKQLQFSEPVGVIYNPVEYAWEPHRSYVTRYCQGPKQVLFLGMNPGPFGMAQTGVPFGEVSVVRDWLGIGGPVQTPPQEHPKRPVLGLECPQSEVSGARFWGFFRNLCGQPEVFFRHCFVHNLCPLLLLAPSGRNLTPAELPAKQREQLLGVCDAALCRQVQLLGVRLVVGVGRLAEQRARRALASLMPEVQVEGLLHPSPRNPQANKGWEVVAKERLNELGLLPLLTK; from the exons ATGGCTGTGCCCCAGGCTTTCCCGCCAGGGCCCCTCCGTGAGGGAGGTGCTCTGGTGgagccccagccctcccctcgAAGCTCGGCtgagggcttcttggaggaggagcTCCGGCTTAATGCTGAGCTGAAGCAGCTGCAGTTTTCTGAGCCCGTGGGCGTCATCTACAATCCTGTGGAGTATGCGTGGGAGCCGCATCGCAGCTACGTGACCCGCTACTGCCAGGGGCCCAAGCAAGTGCTCTTCTTGGGCATGAACCCAGGACCCTTTGGCATGGCCCAGACTGGG GTGCCCTTTGGGGAAGTGAGTGTAGTCCGGGACTGGTTGGGCATTGGGGGGCCTGTGCAGACCCCTCCCCAAGAGCACCCCAAGCGACCAGTGCTGGGACTGGAGTGCCCTCAGTCCGAGGTGAGTGGTGCCCGGTTCTGGGGCTTTTTCCGGAACCTCTGTGGACAGCCCGAGGTCTTCTTTCGTCACTGTTTCGTCCAcaacctgtgtcctctgctccTCCTGGCTCCCAGCGGCCGCAACCTCACCCCCGCCGAGCTGCCGGCCAAGCAGCGAGAACAGCTCCTTGGGGTCTGTGATGCGGCCCTGTGCCGGCAGGTGCAGCTGCTGGGGGTGAGGCTGGTGGTGGGCGTGGGCCGCCTGGCCGAGCAGCGGGCGCGGCGAGCTCTGGCCAGCCTGATGCCCGAGGTCCAGGTGGAGGGGCTCCTGCACCCGTCCCCTCGCAACCCGCAGGCCAACAAGGGCTGGGAGGTGGTGGCCAAGGAGAGACTGAACGAGCTGGGGCTGCTGCCGCTGTTAACGAAGTGA